From the Bacillus tuaregi genome, one window contains:
- a CDS encoding LPXTG cell wall anchor domain-containing protein, with protein MNKKVIVKSLKSILVTGVVAAGLAFGAGAAGAEETTAATPLAGATSLVGTVTSALPVGDVVATVGSVLPVGDIVSTVTSIEPVGTVTSVVTSVVPGEVLAPVAPLLTSAASTEVTAASAIIPEEPPVVTGTPKAKGDGIISEEKSSLINLSLKSDLLKPITGDVNVDVLGDKNVVTEDGTVKQKGLVIADLDDSQLLGDTHAGVLETKQISAEDYEYDYSGVVNVDIDKSIVGDAHAGVIEKESVVTDEYTWTHSGVVIVDTDNTPIVGDLHAGVLEDEEYVASNKGNNPGNDDDNNNDDGKNNDDDDNNDDGKNNDDDDSNDDGKNNDDDDSNDDGKNNDDDDSNDDGKNNDDDNNNDDKNNSTTPGSNNGNNDGNGNSKTDTSVGALPKTGSAMDSTILLIASLMVMAAGLFIRKFNRA; from the coding sequence ATGAATAAAAAAGTTATTGTTAAATCATTAAAATCTATTTTAGTTACTGGAGTTGTGGCAGCAGGTCTTGCATTTGGAGCAGGTGCAGCGGGTGCTGAGGAAACGACTGCAGCAACACCATTAGCAGGAGCTACTTCTTTAGTTGGAACCGTTACATCAGCATTACCAGTTGGTGATGTAGTGGCAACTGTAGGCAGTGTCTTGCCGGTTGGGGATATTGTTTCTACTGTTACATCCATTGAACCTGTAGGGACTGTTACTTCTGTTGTAACATCTGTAGTTCCAGGAGAGGTGCTTGCACCAGTTGCGCCATTATTAACTAGCGCAGCTTCTACTGAAGTAACAGCAGCAAGTGCTATTATTCCAGAAGAACCACCTGTTGTAACAGGAACTCCTAAAGCTAAGGGCGATGGAATTATTAGCGAAGAAAAATCTTCTCTAATAAATTTAAGTCTAAAAAGCGATCTTCTAAAACCGATTACTGGTGATGTGAATGTAGATGTTCTTGGTGATAAAAACGTTGTTACAGAAGATGGAACAGTGAAACAAAAAGGGTTAGTTATAGCTGACTTAGATGATTCTCAGCTTCTTGGAGATACACATGCTGGTGTTCTAGAAACAAAACAAATATCTGCTGAAGATTACGAGTATGATTACAGTGGTGTAGTAAATGTAGATATCGATAAATCAATCGTTGGCGATGCGCATGCAGGTGTAATTGAAAAGGAATCTGTTGTAACAGATGAGTACACTTGGACACATAGCGGTGTAGTGATTGTGGACACCGATAATACTCCAATTGTTGGCGATCTTCATGCAGGTGTTTTAGAGGATGAAGAATATGTAGCAAGTAACAAAGGGAACAACCCTGGTAACGATGATGACAATAATAACGACGATGGAAAAAACAACGATGACGACGATAACAACGATGATGGAAAAAACAACGATGACGACGATAGCAACGACGATGGAAAAAACAACGATGACGACGATAGCAACGATGATGGAAAAAACAATGATGATGACGATAGCAACGATGATGGAAAAAACAACGATGATGACAATAATAACGATGATAAAAACAATTCAACAACACCAGGCTCAAATAATGGAAACAACGATGGAAATGGAAATTCAAAAACAGATACTTCTGTAGGTGCACTACCTAAAACAGGTTCTGCAATGGATTCAACTATTCTACTTATTGCTTCACTGATGGTGATGGCAGCTGGTTTGTTTATCAGAAAATTTAATCGTGCATAG
- a CDS encoding DUF5068 domain-containing protein has protein sequence MLKRKNMLWTVMIAASLLLSACGGNDEKASTNEEESTKTEENNKNEKSEKSNEKDKSEKNETAKGSGGVLNPFIAEESEGNIEVVYTNNEPNYSHDMNGFKVAVDEYQIVSLKDIHKDYTYVFDDQSEGYIITAKVTLENTLDKPMYYTPMINIEVANEFEIFPSQSRLFVEDENTLFSKKESDPGKYAAGEKVTGFVTFALTNEEYQSLATVNPKLVIEGGAADNDSFKGSFRGDATFDFIYSDEQKDQLASQPAFYQDELLLRDMAEKKMIFEKMDIGQTQVLGDVNITLDGIQYTEVIPTEAYKEAFVDFGDSGIVAITMNFIIDNTSQEPLSAYWTSGKLIVDDTRATYLSTGQLEPEGVDEIKPGEKGEKMIVFLLRKDEFGIYKKFDLEFGPLRSMDNQDLAKGYTVTFELPRE, from the coding sequence TTGTTGAAAAGGAAGAATATGCTTTGGACTGTCATGATAGCAGCATCGCTGCTTTTATCGGCATGTGGTGGAAATGATGAAAAAGCTTCAACAAACGAAGAGGAATCAACCAAAACTGAGGAAAATAATAAGAATGAAAAATCAGAAAAGAGTAACGAAAAAGACAAATCTGAGAAAAATGAAACGGCTAAGGGTAGTGGTGGAGTATTGAATCCATTTATTGCCGAGGAGTCAGAAGGAAATATTGAAGTCGTATACACGAATAATGAGCCTAATTATTCCCATGATATGAACGGCTTTAAAGTAGCAGTCGACGAGTATCAGATTGTAAGTTTAAAAGATATCCATAAAGATTACACATATGTATTTGATGATCAATCGGAGGGCTATATCATAACGGCTAAGGTTACACTTGAAAATACATTAGATAAGCCAATGTATTATACTCCTATGATTAATATTGAAGTAGCAAATGAATTTGAAATCTTCCCATCTCAATCAAGACTTTTTGTGGAAGACGAAAATACGCTTTTTTCTAAAAAAGAAAGTGATCCAGGCAAGTATGCAGCAGGTGAAAAAGTAACCGGCTTTGTTACGTTTGCACTGACAAATGAAGAGTATCAGTCATTAGCAACCGTTAATCCCAAATTAGTGATTGAGGGTGGAGCTGCAGATAATGATTCATTCAAGGGTTCCTTTAGAGGGGATGCAACCTTTGATTTTATCTATAGTGATGAACAGAAGGATCAATTAGCAAGCCAGCCTGCTTTTTATCAGGATGAATTGTTGCTACGTGATATGGCTGAGAAAAAAATGATATTTGAGAAAATGGATATTGGTCAAACACAGGTGCTTGGTGATGTTAATATCACGCTCGATGGAATTCAATATACAGAAGTGATTCCGACCGAAGCCTATAAAGAGGCATTTGTTGATTTTGGAGATAGCGGTATTGTAGCTATTACGATGAACTTTATTATCGATAATACATCACAGGAGCCTTTAAGTGCCTACTGGACATCAGGAAAATTAATTGTTGATGATACAAGGGCAACTTATCTATCTACAGGTCAGTTGGAGCCGGAGGGAGTAGATGAGATTAAGCCTGGTGAAAAAGGCGAAAAAATGATCGTCTTTTTACTTCGTAAGGATGAGTTTGGTATCTATAAGAAATTTGATCTTGAATTTGGACCGCTTCGTAGCATGGATAACCAGGATCTGGCAAAGGGCTACACAGTTACATTTGAATTACCAAGAGAATAA